A stretch of the Papaver somniferum cultivar HN1 chromosome 6, ASM357369v1, whole genome shotgun sequence genome encodes the following:
- the LOC113285640 gene encoding GDSL esterase/lipase At1g28580-like — protein MASSVLSFAFSVFPNLIVILLFTTANPVLGYYKSIFSFGDSLADTGNVLYSQTDEYVGKLPYGRTYFHRANGRFSDGRVVLDFIAQSVGLPLLPAYLGSSGKDLHQGVNFAVGGGTALDASFFEERKITIPRNASLGVQLEWFKQLLLSLCNPSTGDCHEFLKTSLILMGEIGGNDYNHPFFQGRGLEEIKSFGPGIVNAISSAIKVLIKEGAVTFMVPGNLPIGCSSLYLTQYKSPNKEDYDENGCLRWLNEFSMHHNNLLQKEIDILRELYPHAKIIYADYYNAAMKFFVSPEKFGFKNGALKACCGGEGPYNCNKDVPCGSVDARVCDDPSTYVNWDGVHLTEAAYRFLANVLIEENHQFFFPAAKIIGATTTHHTDEL, from the exons ATGGCTTCTTCAGTACTATCTTTTGCTTTCTCAGTTTTCCCTAATCTGATCGTAATCCTTCTATTTACAACTGCTAATCCAGTATTAGGGTACTACAAATCAATCTTCAGCTTCGGAGACTCACTCGCCGACACCGGAAACGTACTCTACTCCCAAACAGATGAATATGTCGGCAAATTACCTTATGGAAGGACCTATTTTCATCGAGCTAATGGTCGATTTTCTGATGGTCGTGTAGTTCTTGATTTCATTG CCCAATCTGTAGGACTGCCATTACTACCAGCGTATCTGGGTAGTAGCGGAAAGGATTTACACCAGGGAGTGAACTTCGCCGTTGGTGGAGGCACAGCTTTAGATGCTTCTTTTTTCGAGGAAAGAAAGATCACCATTCCTAGGAATGCTTCACTTGGAGTTCAACTCGAATGGTTCAAACAACTCTTGCTTTCCCTCTGTAATCCATCTACCG GTGATTGCCATGAATTTCTCAAAACCTCGCTTATTCTCATGGGAGAAATCGGTGGGAACGATTATAATCATCCATTCTTTCAAGGAAGAGGTCTAGAAGAGATTAAATCTTTCGGGCCTGGAATCGTTAACGCCATTTCCTCTGCAATAAAG GTTTTGATCAAGGAAGGTGCAGTGACATTCATGGTCCCTGGAAACCTACCCATTGGGTGTTCATCGTTGTATTTAACCCAATATAAGAGCCCCAACAAAGAGGATTACGATGAGAATGGCTGTCTCAGGTGGCTAAACGAATTCTCCATGCACCACAACAATTTGCTTCAAAAAGAAATAGATATCTTGAGAGAATTATACCCCCATGCCAAAATTATCTATGCTGATTATTATAATGCTGCCATGAAGTTTTTCGTATCTCCTGAAAAATTCG GGTTTAAGAATGGAGCTCTAAAGGCATGCTGTGGAGGTGAAGGTCCGTACAACTGTAACAAAGATGTTCCATGTGGAAGCGTCGATGCAAGAGTCTGCGATGATCCGTCAACATATGTGAACTGGGATGGTGTCCATCTAACTGAAGCTGCATACCGATTCTTAGCCAATGTTTTGATAGAAGAAAATCATCAATTCTTCTTTCCGGCTGCCAAAATCATTGGTGCTACTACTACCCATCATACTGATGAACTGTAA